In Kordiimonas pumila, a single genomic region encodes these proteins:
- a CDS encoding ribbon-helix-helix domain-containing protein: MKNTSINLTPDLAKFVENQIVSGAYTNESDVIADALSFLKAEQQKQQLAWQYRPRSKRRFMMLGGIGRGTGASLLSERMAANHKPRDLSALRLSRFFSNARA; the protein is encoded by the coding sequence ATGAAAAATACTTCCATAAATCTAACACCTGACCTTGCTAAATTTGTAGAAAACCAGATTGTATCTGGTGCCTATACAAATGAAAGCGATGTTATTGCTGATGCTTTGTCCTTTTTGAAGGCAGAACAGCAAAAGCAGCAACTGGCATGGCAGTACCGCCCGCGCTCAAAGCGGCGTTTTATGATGCTCGGCGGCATTGGCCGGGGTACTGGTGCAAGTTTGCTGTCTGAGCGTATGGCTGCCAACCACAAGCCACGCGATCTTTCGGCCCTCAGGCTTTCAAGATTTTTCTCTAACGCGAGGGCCTAA
- a CDS encoding TonB-dependent hemoglobin/transferrin/lactoferrin family receptor — MTHLFHALLTRPVKLTLCSGISILAVAASAKADMAAADITEITVSATKNAVPVFSVPASVSIISKEEIDDLVVSSVSDMFESVPGVFFDGGPRRTGEVPAIRGVQGEGVVILFDGVRQSFLSGHDGRFFIEPDLLKSAEVVRGSGSSLYGSGAVGGVITFNTVDAADLLKEGSSLGYRLSGGYQSVHDEWMQSAALFGKTDDGFLDGLVSFSFRNSGDISLGDGNSLQSDDNIGSGLAKGTIAPTDDLKLTFSWMRYANDAVEPNNGMANNTGDLMDKDIKSDTFRMGGIYNPDSNLIDLSFVTFINKAHVKEADLDTTRVINRKVKTTGFSLDNRSRFDLAPTALLTFTYGGEYYRDEQVGTDTDTVEGTRGGVPNAEAETLGLFLQAEFKAETALGDFYLVPGLRYDSFKNKLDDGSMETKESATSPKVALSWQPVPQVMIYGSYGEAFRAPSFNEIFADDVHFTIPLGPGLEASNFFIANTDLSAEKSKTWEVGAGLDFANLMFDDDRFVIKGSYFSSDVNDLIDLEVDFEFSPSCFVPTIPLPCSAGTSRNINTGSATLDGIEIEAVYDSQYFKSLASYSSVTGKDSDSGDYVGILSPNRFFVSGEFKVPSLSARLGARLTVASKFDKVNDSTEGRPSYETLDVFAVWQPKGTLDGLRVDAGLDNITDAAVQSVYAGVIDPGRNAKLRVSWTGAF; from the coding sequence ATGACCCATTTATTCCATGCGCTATTAACAAGGCCTGTAAAGTTGACACTTTGCTCTGGTATTTCAATATTGGCGGTTGCTGCATCCGCCAAAGCAGATATGGCAGCAGCAGACATTACTGAAATTACTGTCAGTGCCACAAAAAACGCGGTGCCTGTTTTCTCTGTTCCAGCTTCTGTTAGCATTATCAGCAAGGAAGAGATTGATGATCTCGTCGTTTCTTCTGTGTCCGATATGTTTGAAAGCGTGCCCGGCGTGTTTTTTGATGGTGGCCCGCGCAGAACAGGCGAAGTGCCTGCTATTCGCGGTGTTCAGGGTGAGGGGGTTGTTATCCTTTTTGATGGTGTCCGCCAGAGCTTTCTGTCTGGCCATGATGGGCGCTTTTTTATTGAACCAGACCTTCTTAAATCGGCTGAGGTTGTACGCGGCAGCGGGTCTTCCCTTTATGGTTCAGGGGCTGTTGGTGGTGTTATTACATTTAATACCGTTGATGCTGCTGACTTGTTAAAAGAAGGCTCATCCTTAGGGTATCGCCTTTCTGGTGGATACCAGAGTGTACATGATGAATGGATGCAAAGTGCAGCCCTTTTTGGGAAAACGGATGATGGCTTTCTTGATGGTCTTGTGAGTTTCAGTTTCCGCAATTCCGGCGATATCAGCCTTGGTGATGGAAACAGCCTGCAGTCTGATGACAATATTGGTTCGGGCTTGGCCAAGGGCACCATTGCACCCACAGACGACCTGAAATTAACCTTTAGCTGGATGCGGTATGCAAATGATGCCGTTGAGCCAAACAATGGCATGGCTAACAATACAGGCGACCTGATGGATAAAGATATCAAAAGTGATACCTTCCGCATGGGCGGTATCTACAACCCGGATAGTAACCTGATTGATTTGTCTTTTGTTACTTTTATTAATAAAGCACACGTGAAAGAGGCAGACCTTGATACAACGCGTGTGATTAACCGCAAGGTTAAAACTACAGGCTTTTCCCTCGATAACCGTAGCCGGTTTGACCTTGCTCCTACCGCCCTTCTAACTTTTACATACGGCGGGGAATATTACCGCGATGAACAGGTTGGTACTGATACGGACACGGTTGAAGGAACACGCGGTGGTGTGCCGAATGCGGAAGCGGAAACTTTAGGCCTGTTTTTGCAAGCGGAATTCAAGGCAGAAACCGCATTAGGTGACTTTTATCTGGTACCGGGGCTACGCTATGACAGCTTTAAAAACAAACTTGATGACGGCAGCATGGAAACAAAGGAAAGCGCGACGTCACCCAAGGTTGCGCTCTCGTGGCAGCCGGTGCCGCAGGTGATGATCTACGGTAGTTACGGTGAAGCGTTTAGGGCGCCGTCATTCAATGAAATTTTTGCCGATGATGTGCATTTCACCATTCCGTTAGGCCCGGGCTTGGAAGCTTCTAATTTCTTTATTGCGAACACTGACCTAAGCGCCGAAAAATCAAAAACATGGGAAGTGGGCGCGGGTCTTGATTTTGCAAATCTGATGTTTGATGACGACAGGTTTGTGATTAAAGGGTCTTACTTTTCATCTGATGTAAATGATTTGATTGACCTTGAAGTGGATTTTGAATTTTCACCATCCTGTTTTGTACCAACAATACCGTTGCCATGTAGCGCAGGTACTAGCCGCAATATAAACACAGGCAGTGCGACACTTGACGGTATTGAAATAGAGGCTGTGTATGACAGTCAGTATTTCAAGTCGCTTGCTTCTTATTCAAGCGTGACAGGTAAAGACAGTGATAGCGGCGATTATGTTGGTATTTTATCACCAAACCGCTTTTTTGTTTCAGGGGAGTTTAAAGTGCCGTCCTTGTCAGCGCGGCTTGGTGCTCGCCTCACGGTCGCAAGTAAATTTGACAAAGTAAATGATAGCACAGAGGGACGCCCAAGCTATGAAACGCTGGATGTGTTTGCAGTATGGCAACCCAAGGGCACCCTTGACGGGCTTCGGGTCGATGCGGGTCTCGATAATATTACAGATGCTGCGGTGCAGTCTGTTTATGCAGGTGTGATTGACCCCGGTAGAAATGCAAAACTGCGTGTAAGCTGGACAGGTGCATTTTAA
- a CDS encoding DUF6607 family protein produces the protein MTVARFKQHIAQVMLLGTLTFTAACNTTTVADAPKTQIIKAAESSTYAEDRSAIIKMAGDFKVTFDFQETVAFQENYTPKDRYKTGAHEIVRVIEDRPNFISLQHILVVSDDDGSTFPVKHWRQDWIYEPTSIVTYDGANIWHKETITAAGSKGKWAQIVYQVDDAPRYAAVAAWSHENGVSSWTSPPSKRPLPRRDATKRDDYHVIVARNRHAITPQGWVHEQDNAKVVLSGAEPATLVHEIGINTYIRDNSFDTSTALTYWDKTKGFWAEIRESWNNLAATHDRFGLTVLGEPTEIYMAILGIASEVEEGTKTASVAAKEAEEVILEHTLTAPQSVRERLNGKQG, from the coding sequence ATGACCGTGGCACGTTTTAAACAACACATCGCACAGGTAATGCTGCTGGGTACGCTCACGTTCACTGCAGCATGCAACACAACAACTGTGGCAGATGCACCAAAAACACAGATAATCAAAGCAGCTGAAAGCAGCACTTATGCTGAAGACAGGTCCGCCATTATAAAAATGGCCGGTGATTTTAAAGTGACTTTTGATTTTCAGGAAACAGTTGCTTTTCAAGAAAACTATACCCCAAAAGACCGCTACAAAACAGGCGCACATGAAATTGTCCGCGTGATTGAAGACCGCCCGAACTTTATCAGCCTTCAGCATATTTTGGTGGTGTCGGACGATGACGGCAGCACATTCCCCGTAAAGCACTGGCGGCAAGACTGGATTTATGAGCCAACGTCGATTGTAACATATGACGGTGCAAACATCTGGCACAAAGAAACAATTACAGCAGCAGGCAGCAAGGGTAAATGGGCCCAGATTGTCTATCAGGTGGATGATGCCCCGCGCTACGCGGCAGTGGCCGCATGGTCCCATGAAAATGGTGTTTCCTCATGGACATCGCCGCCAAGCAAACGCCCCCTACCCCGGAGGGACGCCACAAAAAGGGACGATTATCACGTAATTGTTGCCCGTAACCGGCACGCCATCACACCACAAGGCTGGGTGCACGAGCAAGATAACGCCAAAGTCGTGCTTTCAGGCGCTGAACCAGCAACACTGGTGCATGAAATCGGGATCAACACCTACATTCGTGACAACAGTTTTGATACAAGCACAGCCCTAACTTACTGGGATAAAACAAAAGGCTTCTGGGCAGAAATTCGTGAAAGCTGGAACAACCTTGCCGCCACACACGACCGTTTTGGCCTGACTGTGCTTGGTGAACCAACCGAGATTTATATGGCAATTCTGGGCATTGCGAGCGAAGTGGAAGAAGGCACAAAAACCGCCTCTGTTGCTGCCAAAGAAGCTGAGGAAGTGATTCTTGAACACACTCTTACGGCTCCTCAAAGCGTGCGGGAGCGCCTAAACGGCAAACAAGGCTGA
- the rimO gene encoding 30S ribosomal protein S12 methylthiotransferase RimO, translated as MTQTHTSKVGFVSLGCPKALVDSERILTKLRSEGYEIAAEYKGSDVVIVNTCGFIDSAKEESFNAIKEAMNENGKVIVTGCLGVDEGAVREVTPGVLAVTGPQQYEQVVNEVHKAAPQPHDPFTHLVPEAGLKLTPRHYSYVKISEGCNHRCKFCIIPSLRGDLVSRPIRAVLREAEKLVEAGTQELLIISQDTSAYGLDLKHGLEKWKDREIRAHMTDLANALGDMDVWVRLHYVYPYPHVDDVIPLMAEGKILPYLDIPFQHASPKVLKAMKRPANDAKVLERLKKWRSICPEIVIRSTFIVGFPGETEEDFEYLLNWLQEAQLDRVGCFKYEAVDGAAANALPDPVPEDVKQDRWERFMAVSQEISAAKLQQRIGMEMAVLIDEVTDEGAIGRTYADAPEIDGKVFLEGAIDYVPGDMVMAHIDDASAYDLYGHVVIDDDQDEEGWDW; from the coding sequence ATGACACAGACACACACATCAAAAGTTGGTTTTGTTTCCCTCGGCTGCCCCAAGGCGCTGGTGGATAGCGAACGCATCCTGACAAAGCTACGCTCTGAGGGCTATGAAATCGCCGCTGAGTATAAAGGCTCTGACGTGGTGATTGTGAACACCTGCGGTTTTATTGATAGCGCGAAGGAAGAAAGCTTTAACGCAATCAAGGAAGCCATGAACGAGAACGGTAAGGTTATTGTAACCGGCTGCCTAGGTGTCGATGAAGGTGCTGTGCGCGAAGTAACCCCCGGTGTTCTAGCGGTCACTGGCCCACAGCAATATGAGCAAGTGGTAAACGAGGTGCATAAAGCTGCACCGCAACCCCATGACCCCTTCACACATCTGGTGCCAGAAGCAGGCCTAAAACTAACGCCGCGCCATTATAGCTATGTGAAAATTTCAGAGGGCTGTAACCACCGCTGCAAATTTTGCATTATCCCAAGCCTGCGCGGCGATCTGGTATCACGCCCTATTCGTGCGGTTCTGCGTGAGGCAGAAAAACTGGTGGAAGCTGGCACACAGGAACTGCTGATTATTAGCCAAGATACCTCGGCTTACGGCCTTGACCTGAAGCACGGCCTTGAAAAATGGAAAGACCGCGAGATCCGCGCCCATATGACAGACCTTGCAAACGCGCTTGGTGATATGGACGTTTGGGTACGCCTACATTATGTTTACCCTTACCCGCACGTGGACGATGTGATCCCCCTTATGGCGGAAGGTAAAATTCTGCCTTACCTCGATATACCGTTCCAGCATGCAAGCCCCAAGGTGTTGAAGGCGATGAAACGCCCAGCAAATGATGCCAAGGTGCTAGAGCGCCTTAAGAAATGGCGTAGCATTTGCCCTGAAATTGTTATTCGGTCCACTTTCATTGTGGGCTTTCCCGGTGAAACAGAAGAAGATTTTGAATATCTGTTGAACTGGTTGCAGGAAGCACAGCTCGACCGTGTTGGCTGCTTTAAGTATGAAGCGGTTGATGGCGCTGCCGCAAACGCCCTGCCAGACCCAGTACCTGAAGATGTGAAACAGGATCGCTGGGAACGCTTTATGGCGGTTTCACAGGAAATTTCTGCTGCCAAGCTCCAACAGCGCATTGGCATGGAAATGGCCGTACTCATTGATGAGGTAACTGACGAAGGCGCGATTGGCCGCACCTATGCCGACGCACCCGAAATTGACGGTAAAGTTTTCCTTGAGGGCGCAATCGACTATGTACCCGGTGATATGGTGATGGCGCATATTGACGATGCAAGTGCCTATGACCTCTACGGCCATGTTGTTATTGATGACGATCAAGACGAGGAAGGCTGGGACTGGTAA
- a CDS encoding substrate-binding periplasmic protein: protein MLSKGCLSIFWMVAHLVVPSAHADTMMVYTENYPPYNYMNENGEVVGLATENIRKVLDAAGLEYQIRLVPWTRAMYNAQTQKNALIYTITRTPKREEMFDWLVPIAKSNFYLFVRADETRSVTPETLRSGMFTASCVTGDLACDLLNWTDIGSNNIIPISKEGTGDFRMVIAGRSDIYLSDLAVNAQLRKQEGYSLDLTKPVMRLNGKTGLFLAAGTQVPENIRQNIKAAYQGLIAEGNYALVDTTPAAE from the coding sequence ATGTTGAGTAAGGGGTGTCTTTCTATATTCTGGATGGTAGCGCACTTGGTGGTACCTTCGGCGCATGCGGATACTATGATGGTTTATACTGAAAACTATCCCCCCTATAATTATATGAATGAAAACGGCGAAGTTGTGGGTCTTGCGACCGAGAATATCCGCAAGGTTCTGGACGCTGCGGGGCTTGAGTACCAGATACGCCTCGTACCTTGGACAAGGGCAATGTATAATGCGCAGACGCAGAAAAATGCCCTCATCTATACAATCACACGTACTCCGAAACGGGAAGAGATGTTTGATTGGCTAGTTCCTATTGCAAAATCAAATTTCTATCTGTTTGTGCGTGCCGATGAAACGCGCTCTGTAACACCAGAAACACTGCGCTCTGGCATGTTTACAGCATCCTGTGTAACGGGGGACTTGGCGTGTGATTTGCTCAATTGGACTGATATTGGCTCAAATAACATTATCCCGATTTCGAAAGAAGGTACGGGCGATTTTCGTATGGTTATAGCAGGTAGATCAGATATTTACCTCAGTGATCTGGCGGTTAATGCGCAGCTTAGAAAACAGGAAGGCTATTCTCTTGATCTGACCAAGCCTGTTATGCGGTTGAATGGTAAAACCGGCCTTTTTCTGGCAGCAGGTACACAGGTTCCTGAGAATATTCGGCAAAATATCAAAGCCGCATATCAAGGCCTTATTGCTGAGGGTAATTATGCGCTGGTTGATACGACACCGGCTGCTGAATAA
- a CDS encoding glutathione S-transferase family protein, with translation MIKVHHLNNSRSQRILWMLEELAVPYEIISYKRNPETHLAPDSLKAVHPLGKSPVMEDGNVIIAESGAIIDYLIRTYGNGNFAPDTSSAEYNSYVEWLHYGEGSAMLPLMLGLYVGRLGEAGAPLQPRIQSEFINHFSYMAKSLGGRSFFVGDSLTGADVQLVFVLEAANVRGALSNFPNLDAYLKNMQARPAYKRAIERGGVYQLGSA, from the coding sequence ATGATAAAAGTGCACCACCTTAATAATTCGCGGTCCCAGCGTATTTTATGGATGCTGGAAGAATTGGCTGTGCCGTACGAAATTATATCGTATAAACGAAATCCTGAAACGCATTTAGCCCCAGACAGCCTTAAAGCCGTGCACCCACTTGGTAAATCACCAGTGATGGAAGACGGCAACGTGATTATTGCTGAATCTGGCGCTATTATTGACTATCTTATTCGCACATATGGTAATGGAAACTTTGCTCCAGACACTAGCAGTGCAGAGTATAATAGCTATGTTGAATGGCTGCATTACGGTGAAGGTTCGGCCATGTTGCCTTTAATGTTGGGGCTGTATGTTGGCCGGTTAGGCGAGGCAGGCGCACCGCTGCAACCCCGCATTCAAAGCGAGTTTATCAACCATTTTAGCTATATGGCCAAGTCGCTAGGGGGTCGCAGTTTTTTTGTGGGTGACAGTTTAACGGGCGCTGATGTGCAGCTTGTTTTTGTATTAGAGGCCGCGAATGTGAGAGGGGCTCTGTCTAATTTCCCTAATCTGGATGCGTACCTGAAAAATATGCAGGCCCGACCAGCCTATAAGCGCGCTATTGAACGCGGCGGTGTGTATCAATTAGGTTCCGCGTAA
- a CDS encoding PepSY-associated TM helix domain-containing protein yields MHDTLQTKPKTPKGLGYHFIPKEYQKAKILMWLKRTHAWTGIFGAVMFLVIGISAVLLNHRGTMKIDTGAPTETANVNVAVDPQKMTSIEAFQQWLFSEFSLSSGRAYPKVSPSETVQFEGKTITLPEAWEITVYAPNSTIKASHTTGSNNINVRSTANNFWGILKNMHKGSGFGVAWILFFDVLAGSFIFMSLSGILLWSKLHGTRLLGVGLITGSIGLALIAGIPAIMTSTL; encoded by the coding sequence ATGCATGACACTTTACAAACAAAGCCAAAAACACCCAAAGGGCTTGGGTATCATTTTATTCCAAAGGAATATCAGAAGGCTAAAATTCTGATGTGGCTAAAACGCACCCATGCTTGGACTGGCATTTTTGGCGCTGTGATGTTTCTTGTCATCGGTATATCTGCGGTTCTGTTAAACCACCGAGGTACCATGAAAATTGATACCGGTGCTCCAACAGAAACGGCGAATGTGAACGTCGCGGTTGACCCACAAAAAATGACATCAATTGAGGCCTTTCAACAATGGCTTTTTAGCGAGTTTTCACTTTCTTCTGGCAGGGCATACCCAAAAGTTTCCCCATCAGAAACAGTGCAATTTGAGGGTAAAACCATAACGTTACCAGAAGCTTGGGAAATTACTGTGTATGCGCCAAACAGCACAATAAAGGCATCTCATACAACAGGCAGCAACAATATCAATGTGCGGTCTACCGCAAACAACTTTTGGGGCATTTTGAAAAACATGCATAAAGGCAGTGGTTTTGGCGTGGCATGGATATTGTTCTTTGATGTTCTTGCCGGTAGTTTCATTTTTATGAGCCTCTCAGGCATTCTGCTCTGGAGTAAACTGCACGGGACACGCCTGCTCGGGGTCGGACTTATTACAGGTTCTATTGGCCTCGCTCTGATTGCTGGTATCCCAGCGATAATGACTTCCACGTTATAA
- a CDS encoding type III PLP-dependent enzyme — MTTDIEDYYLPETFARIKAEADKHETPFLVVDTQTVGQCYDELTEAFPVAKVYYAVKANPAPQLISLLKDKGSNFDIASIYELDRVLGEGVSPDRLSYGNTIKKSKDIRYFYEKGVRLFATDSEADLRNIAKAAPGSKIYVRLLTEGTHTADWPLSRKFGCSNDMALDLIILARDLGLEPYGISFHVGSQQRDIGAWDSTIAKVKSLFDRLSDEDNIKLKMINMGGGFPGNYVMRTHDLKTYAEEITRFLEEDFGDDMPEIILEPGRSMVANAGILVSEVVLTSRKSRTSLHRWIYVDVGKFSGLIETMDEALKYPLYTEKNGEVEEVIIAGPTCDSADIMYEDYKYELPLNLAIGDRLYWFTTGAYTTSYSAIEFNGFPPLKAYYI; from the coding sequence ATGACAACAGATATTGAAGACTATTATCTACCCGAAACGTTTGCTCGTATTAAAGCTGAAGCCGACAAGCACGAGACCCCTTTTTTGGTGGTAGACACACAAACTGTCGGGCAGTGTTATGATGAGCTAACAGAAGCATTTCCTGTTGCAAAAGTATATTATGCGGTCAAGGCTAATCCTGCGCCCCAGCTTATTTCGCTTTTGAAGGACAAGGGGTCGAACTTTGATATTGCCTCTATCTATGAACTGGACCGCGTGCTCGGTGAAGGTGTTAGCCCTGACAGGTTAAGCTACGGCAACACGATTAAAAAATCAAAAGACATTCGCTATTTCTACGAAAAAGGCGTGCGACTTTTTGCAACCGATTCTGAAGCTGACCTTCGTAACATTGCAAAAGCAGCACCAGGTTCTAAAATATATGTGCGCCTCTTAACAGAGGGAACGCATACTGCAGATTGGCCGCTATCCCGCAAATTTGGCTGCTCAAATGACATGGCGCTTGATCTAATAATTTTAGCACGGGATCTCGGCCTTGAGCCTTACGGCATTTCTTTTCATGTTGGATCGCAGCAACGCGACATCGGCGCTTGGGATTCGACAATTGCCAAAGTAAAAAGCCTGTTTGACCGCTTGAGCGATGAAGACAATATCAAGCTTAAAATGATCAATATGGGCGGCGGCTTCCCCGGCAATTATGTTATGCGTACGCATGACTTAAAAACCTACGCAGAAGAAATCACACGGTTTCTGGAAGAAGATTTTGGCGATGATATGCCAGAGATCATTCTCGAACCCGGCCGGTCAATGGTGGCAAACGCTGGTATATTGGTAAGCGAAGTTGTGCTGACCTCCCGCAAATCCAGAACATCGCTGCATCGCTGGATCTATGTTGATGTTGGCAAATTCTCTGGCCTGATCGAAACAATGGATGAAGCCCTTAAATACCCGCTTTACACAGAAAAGAACGGCGAAGTGGAAGAGGTTATCATTGCGGGCCCAACATGCGACAGCGCCGATATTATGTATGAGGATTATAAGTACGAATTGCCACTTAATTTGGCGATTGGAGACAGGTTATACTGGTTCACAACAGGTGCTTACACCACCAGTTACAGCGCGATTGAATTTAACGGTTTTCCGCCGCTGAAAGCCTATTATATCTAA
- a CDS encoding DUF7133 domain-containing protein, whose product MIKKTLLWLLSIVAGAILLGWFFWPANWSVRGPVFDFITGRQAATPSDAMLQARLKLPAGFRIGIFADNVPHARMMAVTKTGDIAVSSMRDGNVILLHRDVNADGKSDGRTILFSGLNVPHGIAFHDGYIYIAETGRIVRAPYNDAARSVGALETVFDGLPPGGNHRTRTIGFGPDGWLYVTVGSSCNVCVEDHPYRAAMLRMRPNGKDAIVYAHGLRNTVGFDWQPGTRRLYGTDNGRDLLGDNIPNCEINYIEEGQFYGWPYTYDDKVVDPDVGAGHSKEIARARVMEHGLGAHVAPLGIRFIAPSLSVPGLENSALVALHGSWNRSTLSGYKVVALHFAADDTITEEDFLTGFEKDGDVIGRPVDIVTGSDGSIYISDDYAGVVYRVGWDTIPVSSDQVIAPEDKTDGDPVDAALEVPSAALLAQGAALFEQNNCAQCHEPLATTGKPSVEIFKGLKGRYGVEEVMDILDIPPGPMPRPEISDAERKALAVYLLSRSN is encoded by the coding sequence ATGATTAAAAAAACACTGTTGTGGCTGTTAAGTATTGTTGCAGGGGCCATTTTACTTGGCTGGTTTTTCTGGCCAGCTAACTGGTCTGTACGCGGCCCTGTGTTCGACTTTATAACGGGCAGGCAAGCTGCTACTCCGTCAGATGCTATGTTGCAGGCGCGCCTAAAGTTACCTGCTGGTTTTAGAATAGGCATTTTTGCAGATAATGTACCACATGCCAGAATGATGGCTGTCACTAAAACCGGTGATATTGCGGTTTCCAGTATGAGGGATGGAAATGTCATTCTGTTACACCGTGATGTAAATGCTGATGGTAAAAGTGATGGACGCACTATCCTTTTTTCAGGCTTGAATGTACCGCACGGGATCGCATTCCATGACGGTTATATATATATCGCAGAAACTGGGCGCATTGTACGGGCACCGTATAATGATGCGGCCCGCAGCGTAGGTGCGCTTGAAACGGTTTTTGATGGTCTGCCACCGGGTGGCAACCACCGTACCCGAACCATTGGTTTTGGCCCTGATGGCTGGCTATATGTGACGGTTGGCAGTAGCTGCAATGTATGTGTTGAAGATCACCCATACAGGGCTGCCATGCTGCGGATGCGCCCCAACGGCAAAGATGCTATCGTTTACGCGCATGGCCTTAGAAATACAGTAGGCTTTGATTGGCAGCCGGGCACACGGCGGCTTTACGGTACTGATAATGGCCGTGACCTCTTGGGCGATAACATTCCAAACTGTGAAATAAATTATATTGAGGAAGGCCAGTTTTATGGATGGCCCTATACCTATGACGATAAGGTAGTAGACCCTGATGTTGGTGCCGGGCACAGTAAAGAGATTGCAAGAGCAAGAGTTATGGAACACGGCCTTGGTGCTCATGTGGCGCCTCTTGGAATTCGGTTTATTGCGCCCAGCCTTTCTGTGCCGGGGCTTGAAAATTCTGCTCTTGTGGCACTTCACGGTTCGTGGAACCGCAGTACACTATCTGGCTACAAAGTGGTTGCGCTGCATTTTGCGGCAGATGACACTATAACGGAGGAAGACTTTCTAACCGGCTTTGAGAAAGACGGTGATGTTATTGGTCGGCCCGTGGATATTGTTACAGGGAGCGATGGTAGTATTTATATTTCAGACGATTATGCGGGCGTTGTTTACCGTGTTGGCTGGGATACTATTCCGGTCTCGTCAGATCAGGTGATTGCACCGGAAGATAAAACAGATGGTGACCCTGTGGACGCAGCGCTTGAGGTGCCGTCTGCTGCGCTTTTGGCACAGGGTGCAGCGCTGTTTGAACAAAATAACTGTGCCCAGTGCCACGAACCGTTAGCGACTACAGGTAAGCCATCAGTTGAGATATTTAAAGGATTAAAGGGTCGGTACGGCGTTGAAGAGGTAATGGATATTCTGGATATTCCACCGGGGCCAATGCCCCGGCCGGAGATTTCTGACGCAGAACGTAAGGCTCTGGCCGTTTACTTGTTGTCGCGGTCTAACTAA